Proteins encoded in a region of the Desulfovibrio desulfuricans genome:
- a CDS encoding ATP-binding cassette domain-containing protein, translating into MSGRAPDAQAVCLEGLVMRFGKGREAVTALDGVNAVIPAGRITGLVGPDAAGKTTLMRIMAGLMPPSEGRANLFGQSPAELMRSQPNSIGYMPQRFGLYEDISVMANMRLHASLRGLEGAERDRVFEKLLGFTSLAPFTERLAGRLSGGMKQKLGIACALLGSPRLLLLDEPGVGVDPQSRRELWRMVQDLSQDGMTVVWSTAYLDEAERCPGVIMLDSGRVLFAGPPEELTARAEGRVFLLRADVGMHKKELALWTMRPGIEDALIQGSRIRLVLAANAPDDLRREVLARGGEAVSPRLEDAYMSAVGGINQSPSPYGKLHVAHNGGNHSGIQGSDDGSIGLASSAAASPDVVLPAAPADSGPTFSISARNLTKRFGAFVAARDISFDVRPGEIFGLLGPNGAGKSTTFRMLCGLSRPTSGSCAVDGVDLLSAGSEARSRLGYMAQKFSLYPDIPVRENITIFAELYGLSRERRNALLPELAEALELQPYLRSRTGSLPLGQKQRLALLCATLHEPPVLFLDEPTSGVDARTRRDFWKHISAMTTAGAAVLVTTHFMEEAEYCDRIALIYRGAMISMGTPDELKASCTEVEDPTLEEAFIASIEKYDREHPQ; encoded by the coding sequence ATGAGCGGCCGCGCCCCCGATGCTCAGGCCGTCTGTCTGGAGGGGCTGGTCATGCGCTTCGGCAAGGGGCGCGAGGCCGTCACCGCTCTGGACGGCGTGAACGCGGTCATCCCCGCCGGGCGCATCACCGGGCTGGTGGGGCCTGACGCGGCGGGCAAAACCACGCTCATGCGCATCATGGCGGGTCTTATGCCGCCAAGCGAGGGGCGCGCAAACCTCTTTGGGCAAAGCCCGGCAGAGCTTATGCGCAGCCAGCCCAACAGCATTGGCTACATGCCGCAGCGCTTTGGCCTGTATGAGGATATTTCCGTCATGGCCAACATGCGGCTGCATGCCAGTCTGCGCGGGCTTGAAGGGGCGGAGCGCGACCGCGTGTTTGAAAAACTGCTGGGATTCACCAGCCTGGCCCCTTTTACCGAGCGCCTTGCGGGCAGATTGTCTGGCGGCATGAAGCAGAAACTGGGCATTGCCTGCGCCTTGCTGGGTTCGCCACGCCTGCTGCTGCTTGACGAACCCGGCGTGGGCGTTGACCCGCAATCGCGCCGCGAACTCTGGCGCATGGTGCAGGATCTGAGTCAGGACGGCATGACGGTTGTGTGGTCCACCGCCTATCTGGACGAGGCCGAGCGCTGCCCCGGCGTGATTATGCTGGACAGCGGACGCGTACTGTTTGCCGGGCCGCCGGAGGAACTCACCGCTCGGGCTGAAGGGCGGGTTTTTCTGCTGCGGGCCGATGTGGGGATGCATAAAAAGGAGCTGGCCCTCTGGACCATGCGCCCCGGCATTGAAGATGCCCTTATCCAGGGCAGCCGCATCCGGCTGGTGCTGGCGGCAAATGCCCCTGACGATCTGCGGCGCGAGGTGTTGGCCCGTGGCGGCGAGGCCGTGTCCCCACGGCTGGAAGACGCCTACATGAGCGCCGTGGGCGGCATCAACCAGAGCCCTTCGCCCTACGGCAAGCTGCACGTGGCCCACAACGGCGGCAACCACTCCGGCATTCAGGGCAGTGATGATGGTAGTATTGGTCTTGCGTCCTCGGCTGCTGCTTCGCCAGATGTAGTTTTGCCTGCTGCTCCCGCTGATTCAGGCCCGACTTTTTCCATCTCGGCCCGCAACCTCACCAAACGCTTTGGCGCATTTGTGGCCGCACGCGATATTTCCTTTGATGTGCGCCCCGGCGAGATTTTTGGTCTGCTCGGGCCCAATGGGGCGGGCAAGTCCACCACCTTCCGCATGCTCTGCGGGCTTTCGCGTCCCACATCCGGCAGTTGCGCCGTAGATGGGGTAGACCTGCTGAGCGCGGGCAGCGAGGCCCGCTCGCGTCTGGGCTACATGGCGCAGAAGTTTTCGCTGTATCCGGATATTCCCGTGCGTGAAAACATCACCATTTTTGCCGAGCTGTACGGCCTGTCCAGGGAGCGGCGCAACGCCCTTTTGCCCGAACTGGCCGAGGCGCTGGAATTGCAGCCCTATCTGCGCAGCCGCACAGGCTCATTGCCGCTGGGGCAAAAGCAGCGGCTGGCTCTACTGTGCGCTACCCTGCATGAGCCGCCCGTGCTGTTTCTTGACGAGCCGACCTCTGGCGTGGACGCGCGCACCCGTAGGGATTTCTGGAAGCACATTTCCGCCATGACCACAGCCGGGGCAGCCGTGCTGGTGACGACCCACTTCATGGAAGAAGCCGAATACTGCGACCGCATCGCGCTGATCTATCGCGGAGCAATGATCAGCATGGGAACGCCGGACGAACTCAAGGCATCCTGTACCGAGGTGGAAGACCCCACGCTGGAAGAAGCCTTTATCGCCAGCATTGAAAAATACGACAGGGAGCATCCGCAGTAG
- a CDS encoding ABC transporter permease encodes MLRNIWLRQLSALVGKEFQQIVRDPSSYLVAGVLPFIFLLLFGYGITLDAGVLRLGVLNQSGGRHSLSLAADFAHSPWFATRPVGNMADAGRMMRDSVVQGILVIQQDFDEQLERGSAGAVQVLVDGSEPNTAQYIQNYSQGLIMSWQRTALPDGVAAALPINIQPRFWYNPAAKSVQFLVPGAITVIMTLIGTLLTSLVFAREWERGTMEAMFATPVSRMQLLLGKLIPYFCMGMFSMALCAVAAVTLFAVPFRGSLWVLVLLSSVFMLSALGQGLLISVTLRGQLVAAEAGLFSGFLPALLLSGFVFDINSMPPVLQALTRLLPASYFNTCLRTIFLTGDVWGVFGPSLLFMGLLASVLLGLVYRNLVKRLDA; translated from the coding sequence ATGCTACGCAACATCTGGTTACGACAGTTATCTGCCCTTGTGGGCAAGGAATTTCAGCAGATCGTGCGCGATCCTTCGTCCTATCTTGTGGCCGGGGTTTTGCCGTTCATTTTTCTGCTGCTCTTTGGCTACGGCATCACGCTGGATGCGGGCGTGCTGCGGCTGGGCGTACTGAATCAGAGCGGGGGGCGGCATTCGCTGAGCCTTGCGGCGGATTTTGCCCATTCCCCGTGGTTTGCCACGCGGCCAGTGGGCAATATGGCCGATGCCGGGCGCATGATGCGCGATTCTGTGGTGCAGGGCATACTGGTGATCCAGCAGGATTTTGACGAGCAGCTTGAGCGGGGCAGCGCCGGGGCCGTACAGGTGCTTGTGGACGGGTCAGAGCCCAATACTGCCCAATACATCCAGAATTACAGCCAGGGGCTGATTATGTCCTGGCAGCGCACGGCCTTACCTGATGGCGTTGCAGCAGCGCTGCCCATCAATATTCAGCCGCGCTTCTGGTACAATCCTGCCGCCAAGAGCGTGCAGTTTCTTGTGCCGGGGGCCATCACGGTCATCATGACCCTTATCGGCACACTGCTGACCTCCCTGGTATTTGCGCGCGAGTGGGAGCGCGGCACCATGGAGGCCATGTTCGCCACGCCCGTGAGCCGCATGCAACTGCTGCTGGGCAAGCTGATTCCGTATTTCTGCATGGGCATGTTCAGTATGGCCCTGTGCGCGGTGGCGGCGGTGACGCTTTTTGCCGTGCCCTTTCGTGGCTCCCTGTGGGTGCTTGTGTTATTGTCGTCCGTATTCATGCTGAGCGCGCTGGGGCAGGGGCTGCTGATTTCCGTAACCCTGCGCGGGCAACTGGTGGCTGCTGAAGCGGGATTGTTCTCCGGCTTTTTGCCCGCATTGCTTCTCTCGGGCTTCGTATTTGACATCAACAGCATGCCGCCCGTGCTTCAGGCCCTGACGCGGCTTTTGCCCGCCAGCTACTTCAATACCTGTTTGCGTACCATCTTTCTGACCGGGGACGTGTGGGGCGTGTTTGGCCCCAGCCTGCTGTTCATGGGGCTGCTGGCCTCGGTATTGCTGGGGCTGGTGTACCGCAATCTTGTCAAAAGGCTGGATGCGTGA
- the hlyD gene encoding secretion protein HlyD: MAVPRKVLGLGAALVVLLAVFLLWHWLRHDGDQLVLYGNVDIRQVDLSFRVNGRIASVLVDEGDAVAPGQALARIDDDLLTQQRDQAAAELERQQASLLRLERGYRVEEIAQARAAVSGSAALAENAQINLNRVAAMRVSNAISQKDLDNARAQYSEASAKLRSNQDQLDMLLSGYREEEVLAQKAAVAAAAAALNHAEIQLRDAVLAAPQKGIVLTRAREAGAIVQAGQTVYTLTLTDPLWLRAYVDEPNLGRVKPGMPVKILVDAAPGKSFSGTVGFISPTAEFTPKTVETREVRTALVYRLRVQAQDPENVMRQGMPVTIILQDTPAP; this comes from the coding sequence ATGGCTGTCCCCCGTAAGGTTTTGGGCCTTGGCGCGGCTTTGGTTGTGCTGCTGGCTGTTTTTCTGTTGTGGCACTGGCTGCGGCACGATGGCGATCAGCTTGTGCTGTACGGCAATGTGGACATACGGCAGGTTGACCTGAGCTTTCGCGTTAACGGGCGCATTGCAAGTGTGCTTGTTGACGAAGGCGATGCCGTTGCCCCCGGTCAGGCTCTGGCCCGGATTGACGATGATCTGCTGACTCAGCAGCGCGATCAGGCCGCCGCAGAACTTGAAAGGCAGCAGGCCTCCCTGTTGCGTCTTGAGCGCGGCTACCGCGTGGAAGAAATTGCTCAGGCCCGCGCTGCGGTGAGCGGCTCTGCCGCCCTGGCTGAAAACGCGCAGATCAACCTGAACCGCGTGGCGGCCATGCGCGTTTCCAACGCCATTTCGCAAAAAGACCTGGACAACGCCCGCGCCCAGTACAGCGAGGCCAGCGCCAAGCTGCGTTCCAATCAGGACCAGCTGGACATGCTGCTTTCCGGCTACCGGGAAGAGGAAGTGCTGGCGCAAAAAGCGGCTGTGGCCGCTGCCGCCGCAGCCCTCAATCATGCGGAAATCCAGTTGCGCGATGCCGTGCTTGCCGCTCCGCAAAAGGGCATTGTACTCACCCGCGCCCGCGAGGCCGGGGCCATAGTGCAGGCCGGGCAGACCGTGTACACCCTCACCCTTACCGACCCCCTGTGGCTGCGGGCCTATGTGGACGAACCCAATCTGGGGCGCGTCAAACCCGGCATGCCTGTGAAGATTCTGGTGGACGCGGCGCCTGGCAAAAGCTTTTCCGGCACGGTGGGCTTTATTTCGCCCACGGCGGAATTTACCCCCAAGACCGTTGAAACGCGCGAGGTGCGCACGGCTCTGGTCTATCGGCTGCGCGTGCAGGCGCAGGATCCGGAAAACGTCATGCGGCAGGGCATGCCCGTGACCATCATTTTGCAGGATACGCCCGCGCCATGA
- a CDS encoding SPOR domain-containing protein translates to MPPATRQPSSDQANDKKCLCLRPSSLLAVGFLVVAAVVLAYLGGVMSGRAYWKAHPQPIAVRSGTSGASAPSSATTPDDDSHVVGGDQGSGADDGASEPKQKVLAAEELRFARVLRNDAATGDAPLKPLPPMTPVQPKPAGVAQAGVAPAPQGGAQGGAAGQQAAPGGIARPQTSGMYDYVFQVGAFKDADAVDSLRQRLEGRGMRTKMERSGKLYVVLVLLRGDEARAAEVLRSTEGMGLGKPIQRSRKPVLQQ, encoded by the coding sequence ATGCCTCCTGCTACCCGTCAGCCTTCATCGGACCAGGCAAATGATAAAAAATGCCTGTGCCTGCGCCCTTCATCCTTGCTGGCGGTGGGCTTTCTGGTGGTGGCGGCAGTGGTGCTGGCATACCTTGGCGGGGTTATGAGCGGCAGGGCCTACTGGAAGGCGCACCCGCAACCCATTGCGGTCAGGTCGGGCACGTCTGGGGCAAGCGCCCCTTCATCCGCAACCACGCCGGACGATGATTCGCATGTCGTGGGCGGCGATCAAGGCTCCGGCGCAGATGATGGAGCAAGCGAACCCAAGCAAAAAGTGCTGGCCGCCGAGGAATTGCGTTTTGCCAGAGTGCTGCGCAACGATGCCGCCACGGGCGATGCCCCGCTCAAACCCTTGCCGCCCATGACGCCGGTGCAGCCCAAACCTGCCGGCGTGGCTCAGGCCGGGGTTGCGCCAGCACCGCAAGGGGGCGCACAGGGCGGCGCGGCAGGGCAGCAGGCGGCCCCGGGCGGCATTGCAAGGCCGCAGACATCTGGAATGTACGATTATGTGTTTCAGGTGGGGGCATTCAAGGATGCGGACGCTGTGGACTCTTTGCGTCAGCGTCTGGAGGGCAGGGGAATGCGTACAAAGATGGAGCGCTCGGGCAAACTCTATGTGGTGCTGGTGCTGTTGCGCGGCGATGAGGCCAGGGCCGCAGAGGTGCTGCGTTCCACAGAAGGCATGGGACTGGGCAAGCCCATTCAGCGCAGCCGCAAGCCAGTGCTGCAACAGTAA
- a CDS encoding DUF1254 domain-containing protein — MTNHSPVFSIARVMRVTAMLALTLILYAPVSPAAQQPKEFPDAATVESIAAQGFVYGLPIVMHYAVTYEYSVDTKSPQYKAPFNALRNGARVFTYKDTVVITPNSDTPYSFACLDLRAEPVVITVPKDTDGRYFSVQLVDANTFNFGYIGSRTTGNGGGSYLVAGPEWKGTAPAGMRVFRSNAQFAMALFRTQLFSPADIENVLKFQTGYAVKPLSAFLGQTPPPALPMPPFPNIGQDFVKPEFFDYLAFALQFAPAGPEEVSIRTQLASIGVVAGKPFAFDALPKDTQAAVLRGLQKGAGMVDASVTRPGLRVNGWKMSSPFGNREFFNGDWLLRAAGAKAGIYGNDAEEAVYPMTKTLADGSPLDGSKHKYRMTIPAGQYPPAKAFWSVTMYDGNTQLLIKNPIDRYLINSPMLPDMKKNPDGSLTILIQRDTPGKEHESNWLPAPDGPIFLVMRLYWPETEGLSVLPLGKGTWQPPKVELND; from the coding sequence ATGACAAACCATTCGCCTGTTTTCAGCATCGCCAGGGTTATGAGGGTTACAGCGATGCTTGCACTCACCTTGATCCTGTACGCCCCGGTCAGCCCCGCCGCGCAACAGCCGAAAGAATTTCCCGATGCCGCTACGGTAGAAAGCATCGCTGCGCAAGGTTTTGTTTACGGCCTGCCCATAGTGATGCACTACGCAGTTACCTATGAATACTCCGTTGACACCAAATCCCCGCAGTACAAAGCGCCCTTCAACGCCCTGCGCAATGGGGCGCGGGTGTTCACCTACAAGGATACCGTGGTCATCACGCCCAACAGCGACACGCCCTACTCCTTTGCCTGCCTTGATCTGCGGGCCGAACCGGTGGTCATTACCGTGCCGAAGGATACGGACGGGCGGTATTTCAGCGTGCAGCTTGTAGACGCCAATACTTTCAACTTTGGCTACATCGGCAGCAGAACAACGGGCAACGGCGGGGGCAGCTATCTTGTCGCAGGGCCGGAATGGAAGGGCACAGCGCCCGCGGGCATGCGCGTGTTCCGCTCCAACGCGCAGTTTGCCATGGCACTGTTCCGCACCCAGTTGTTCAGCCCCGCAGATATTGAAAATGTGCTGAAATTCCAGACAGGCTACGCCGTAAAACCCCTCTCGGCCTTTTTGGGGCAGACGCCGCCCCCGGCGCTTCCCATGCCGCCCTTCCCCAACATCGGGCAGGATTTTGTAAAGCCGGAATTTTTTGATTATCTGGCCTTTGCGCTGCAATTTGCGCCAGCCGGGCCGGAAGAAGTCTCCATCCGCACCCAGCTTGCCAGTATTGGCGTGGTTGCAGGCAAACCCTTTGCATTTGATGCCCTGCCCAAGGATACACAGGCAGCAGTGCTGCGCGGTCTGCAAAAAGGCGCTGGCATGGTCGATGCCTCCGTCACAAGGCCGGGGCTTCGCGTGAACGGCTGGAAGATGAGTTCTCCCTTCGGCAACAGGGAGTTCTTTAACGGGGACTGGCTGTTGCGGGCAGCCGGGGCCAAGGCGGGCATTTACGGCAATGATGCCGAAGAAGCAGTATATCCCATGACCAAAACCCTGGCAGACGGCAGCCCGCTGGATGGCAGCAAGCACAAGTACCGCATGACCATTCCCGCCGGGCAGTACCCTCCGGCCAAGGCTTTCTGGTCTGTGACCATGTATGACGGCAATACCCAGTTGCTCATAAAAAATCCCATTGACCGCTACCTGATCAATTCGCCCATGCTGCCGGACATGAAAAAGAATCCCGATGGCTCGCTTACCATCCTGATCCAGCGCGATACCCCTGGCAAAGAGCACGAGAGTAACTGGCTGCCCGCGCCGGACGGCCCGATTTTTCTTGTAATGCGCCTGTACTGGCCTGAAACCGAAGGGCTCTCCGTGCTGCCGCTGGGCAAAGGAACCTGGCAGCCCCCCAAGGTGGAATTAAACGACTAA